Proteins co-encoded in one Populus trichocarpa isolate Nisqually-1 chromosome 10, P.trichocarpa_v4.1, whole genome shotgun sequence genomic window:
- the LOC18102354 gene encoding uncharacterized protein LOC18102354 produces MEFFTKTKAVKLRSHLEKYLIADEDLETARQTRHGSSRKAAIWFVELVDEKSHVIRLKSCYGRFLTASDMPFLLGMTGKKVIQTELSENNFDNWKLEWEPIRDGFQVKLKSWCGKFLRANGGTPPWRNSVTHDEPHTGSTRKWILWDIEAVQEIGNDSLKDYLSSMSSFSTVSDDVLDAISDDYKGSEAGSPISVVSSGRTPRLTLVKSMSPRLSLFSTKTNSTKFRSGMDFFHKAKAVRLRSHHDKYLLAEDDEESVIQDRDGSSKTARWIVELVPGSDFIIRLKSCYGKYLTASNQPFLLGMTGRKVLQTLPRRLDSSVEWEPVREGGQMKLKTRYGNFLRANGGLPPWRNSVTHDVPHRTSTQDWVLWDVDVLEIQVHQSHTGHAPDLNKIMSHADSLDFESTSPTSLSIKSGNFSRQESSDSHVTSPRKSEGRTIYYHVADESGEVDDDATVGYSLNFKGNGVDELTQKLKEDTGLEDIVVCTRSPLNAKLYPLRLQLPPNNADMHVILVQSSSNAARDFAKPGVPL; encoded by the exons ATGGagttttttaccaaaacaaagGCAGTTAAGCTCCGGAGCCACCTTGAAAAGTACTTGATCGCAGACGAAGACCTAGAAACTGCTCGTCAAACACGACACGGCTCGTCACGCAAAGCAGCCATATGGTTCGTGGAGTTAGTCGATGAAAAAAGCCATGTTATTCGTCTCAAAAGCTGCTATGGCAGATTCCTCACAGCCTCTGACATGCCCTTTTTATTAGGCATGACAGGGAAGAAAGTGATCCAGACAGAGCTGtctgaaaataattttgacAACTGGAAGCTGGAGTGGGAGCCTATAAGAGACGGGTTTCAGGTTAAACTTAAGAGCTGGTGTGGCAAGTTCTTGCGAGCTAACGGAGGGACACCGCCGTGGAGAAACTCGGTGACTCACGATGAGCCACACACTGGTTCGACGAGAAAATGGATTCTTTGGGATATTGAGGCGGTACAAGAGATTGGAAATGATTCCTTGAAGGATTACTTGTCGTCTATGTCGAGCTTTTCTACAGTGTCCGATGATGTTCTTGACGCTATTTCGGATGATTATAAGGGATCGGAAGCCGGGTCTCCGATATCGGTTGTGTCGTCCGGGAGGACTCCGAGATTGACCCTAGTAAAGTCAATGTCTCCAAGATTGTCTTTGTTCTCAACTAAG ACCAACTCCACCAAGTTCCGGTCAGGGATGGATTTCTTTCACAAAGCAAAAGCCGTCCGTCTCCGCAGCCACCACGACAAGTACCTTCTCGCCGAAGATGATGAGGAGTCCGTGATCCAAGACCGAGACGGATCCTCCAAGACCGCCAGATGGATTGTCGAACTTGTACCTGGATCTGACTTCATCATCCGCCTCAAGTCCTGCTACGGTAAATACCTCACTGCTTCTAATCAGCCTTTTCTTTTGGGCATGACGGGTCGCAAGGTCCTTCAGACTCTTCCCAGACGCCTTGACTCGTCCGTCGAGTGGGAGCCCGTTAGAGAAGGGGGTCAGATGAAGCTCAAGACCCGATATGGGAACTTCTTGAGAGCCAATGGGGGATTGCCACCTTGGAGAAACTCGGTTACTCATGACGTCCCTCATAGGACTTCTACACAAGATTGGGTCCTTTGGGATGTTGATGTTCTGGAGATTCAAGTACATCAGTCTCATACTGGTCATGCGCCTGATCTGAACAAAATCATGTCTCATGCCGATTCTTTGGATTTCGAGTCCACCTCTCCAACTTCTCTCTCTATCAAATCAGGAAATTTTTCAAGACAGGAG TCGAGTGATTCTCATGTGACTTCGCCAAGGAAATCAGAAGGGAGGACGATATACTACCATGTGGCTGATGAGAGTGGTGAGGTTGATGATGATGCAACGGTGGGTTACTCATTGAATTTTAAGGGAAATGGGGTTGATGAGTTGACTCAAAAATTGAAGGAAGACACGGGCCTTGAGGATATTGTTGTGTGTACTCGTAGTCCCTTGAATGCAAAGCTTTATCCACTTCGATTGCAGCTTCCTCCAAACAATGCAGATATGCATGTTATTCTAGTTCAGTCATCGTCCAACG CGGCCAGGGATTTTGCAAAACCAGGAGTTCCTTTATGA